A genomic segment from Pseudomonas sp. S09G 359 encodes:
- a CDS encoding DUF2790 domain-containing protein, translating to MKALVVMALSSLCATAALADEAPTELAGQNAPIVEDYTYSTHLDVAKVLSMSNIPEVCEVVPVKMEYEDSQGQRHILNYHVMGNGCSNG from the coding sequence ATGAAAGCTCTCGTAGTTATGGCCCTCAGCAGCTTGTGCGCCACCGCCGCCCTGGCCGACGAGGCCCCGACCGAGCTGGCCGGCCAGAATGCCCCGATTGTTGAGGACTACACCTATAGCACCCACTTGGACGTTGCCAAAGTATTGTCCATGAGCAACATCCCGGAAGTTTGCGAAGTTGTACCGGTAAAGATGGAATATGAAGACTCCCAAGGTCAGCGGCATATTCTTAATTACCATGTAATGGGTAACGGTTGCTCTAACGGGTAA
- a CDS encoding ribonucleotide-diphosphate reductase subunit beta, with protein sequence MLSWDEFDKEEEGEVAAKGANAGHATEANMDRLDGAGAAAAIEARAVTASDSAAIVRAKAALDKLDVAEGLAELEGSAARVAVDEKRMINCRADLNQLVPFKYDWAWQKYLDGCANHWMPQEVNMTADIALWKNPEGLTDDERRIVMRNLGFFSTADSLVANNLVLAVYRLITNPECRQYILRQAFEEAIHTHAYQYCIESLAMDEGEIFNMYHEIPSVAKKAAWGLKYTRSISDPKFETGTVETDKELLRNLVAYYCVLEGIFFYCGFTQILSMGRRNKMTGVAEQFQYILRDESMHLNFGIDVINQIKIENPHLWDAEMKEEATQMILQGTQLEIEYARDTMPRGVLGMNAAMMEDYLKFIANRRLSQIGLKEEYPGTTNPFPWMSEIMDLKKEKNFFETRVIEYQTGGALSWD encoded by the coding sequence ATGCTGAGCTGGGACGAATTCGACAAAGAAGAAGAAGGCGAAGTAGCCGCTAAAGGCGCCAACGCCGGCCACGCCACCGAAGCCAACATGGACCGCCTCGACGGTGCCGGCGCTGCCGCCGCCATCGAAGCCCGCGCCGTCACCGCCAGTGACTCCGCCGCCATCGTGCGTGCCAAGGCTGCGCTGGACAAACTCGACGTCGCCGAAGGCCTCGCCGAACTCGAAGGCTCCGCCGCCCGTGTCGCCGTTGACGAAAAGCGCATGATCAACTGCCGCGCCGACCTCAACCAACTCGTACCCTTCAAGTACGACTGGGCCTGGCAAAAGTACCTCGACGGCTGCGCCAACCACTGGATGCCGCAAGAGGTCAACATGACCGCCGACATCGCCCTGTGGAAAAACCCCGAAGGCCTCACCGACGACGAACGCCGCATCGTCATGCGTAACCTGGGCTTCTTCTCCACTGCGGATTCGTTGGTCGCGAACAACCTGGTCCTGGCCGTGTACCGCCTGATCACCAACCCGGAGTGCCGCCAGTACATCCTGCGCCAGGCCTTCGAAGAAGCGATCCACACCCACGCCTACCAGTACTGCATCGAATCGCTGGCCATGGATGAAGGCGAAATCTTCAACATGTACCACGAGATTCCATCAGTCGCCAAAAAGGCCGCCTGGGGCCTCAAATACACCCGCTCGATCTCCGATCCAAAGTTCGAAACCGGCACCGTCGAGACTGATAAAGAGCTGCTGCGCAACCTGGTCGCCTACTACTGCGTCCTCGAAGGCATCTTCTTCTACTGCGGCTTCACCCAGATCCTCTCCATGGGCCGCCGCAACAAAATGACCGGCGTGGCCGAGCAGTTCCAGTACATCCTGCGCGATGAGTCGATGCACCTGAACTTCGGTATCGACGTGATCAACCAGATCAAAATCGAAAACCCACACTTGTGGGATGCCGAGATGAAGGAAGAAGCGACCCAGATGATCCTGCAAGGGACTCAGCTGGAGATTGAATATGCGCGCGATACCATGCCGCGCGGCGTGTTGGGCATGAATGCGGCGATGATGGAGGATTACCTCAAGTTCATCGCGAACCGTCGTTTGTCGCAGATTGGGTTGAAGGAAGAGTATCCAGGGACGACTAACCCGTTCCCTTGGATGAGCGAGATCATGGACTTGAAGAAAGAGAAAAACTTCTTCGAAACCCGTGTGATCGAGTATCAGACTGGTGGGGCGTTGAGCTGGGATTGA